In Pseudomonadota bacterium, the following proteins share a genomic window:
- a CDS encoding cytochrome P450, which translates to MASSPVVPARRQPAGLPLPPLVQILLWAFAPIALLRWCERRYGSTFVLRLPGVHFTMTSDPELIRLAFAAPPSAYEVRDSNKILRPLVGDHSLLLLEGQAHLRERRLMTPPFHGERMQVHGAVMVDATEAVMARWPRHERFSLHAAMQEITLEIILRAVFGIDAEGKLERLREITPRLLDTLASPWSLIIGATGEIVVPWALRPFERWLPARPFEEARAALDEAILDEITRRRTTGERGDDVLSMLIDARDESGQPMSDIELRDEMVTLLVAGHETSANTLSWAFCHLLSNPETLARLKVELDEGVGDARITPAHLPNLPYLEAVLKETLRLTPILPLVGRHLRVDLQTADTVVPAGTTLAPCVYLAHHRADQWEHPERFEPERFLEGRIAPHAWFPFGGGARRCLGMAFSMLEMRLILATIVRGASLRLAPGYRPRLTRRSITFTPSKGVPVVCS; encoded by the coding sequence ATGGCTTCGTCTCCTGTGGTGCCCGCGCGTCGCCAGCCCGCGGGCCTGCCCCTGCCTCCCCTGGTGCAGATCCTGCTGTGGGCGTTTGCGCCCATCGCGCTTCTGCGCTGGTGCGAGCGCCGCTACGGGTCTACCTTCGTGCTGCGCCTGCCCGGCGTTCACTTCACGATGACGAGTGACCCCGAGCTCATTCGTCTCGCCTTTGCTGCGCCCCCCTCGGCCTACGAGGTGCGTGACTCGAACAAGATCCTGCGGCCGCTGGTGGGCGACCACTCGCTGCTGCTGCTCGAGGGGCAGGCCCATCTGCGCGAGCGACGGCTCATGACCCCGCCCTTCCACGGGGAGCGAATGCAGGTGCACGGGGCCGTGATGGTCGACGCCACCGAAGCGGTGATGGCCCGATGGCCGAGACATGAGCGGTTCTCTCTTCATGCGGCCATGCAGGAGATCACCCTCGAGATCATCCTGCGCGCCGTCTTCGGCATCGACGCGGAAGGCAAGCTCGAGCGCCTGCGTGAGATCACGCCCCGGCTGCTCGACACGCTGGCGAGCCCGTGGTCGCTGATCATCGGCGCCACCGGCGAGATCGTTGTGCCCTGGGCGCTTCGGCCCTTCGAGCGGTGGCTCCCGGCGCGACCCTTCGAAGAGGCGCGGGCCGCGCTCGATGAGGCGATTCTCGACGAGATCACCCGCAGGCGCACCACGGGGGAGCGGGGTGACGATGTGCTGAGCATGCTCATCGATGCCCGGGACGAGAGCGGGCAGCCGATGAGCGACATCGAGCTGCGTGACGAGATGGTGACCTTGCTCGTGGCCGGACACGAGACCAGCGCCAACACGCTCTCGTGGGCCTTCTGTCACCTGCTCTCCAACCCGGAGACGCTGGCGAGGCTGAAGGTCGAGCTCGATGAGGGGGTCGGCGACGCGCGCATCACGCCCGCCCATCTGCCCAACCTGCCCTACCTCGAGGCGGTGCTGAAGGAGACCCTTCGTCTCACCCCCATCCTTCCGCTCGTCGGGCGTCATCTGCGCGTCGATCTTCAGACCGCGGACACCGTCGTTCCTGCCGGGACGACGCTCGCCCCGTGCGTCTACCTCGCCCATCATCGCGCGGATCAGTGGGAGCACCCCGAGCGCTTCGAGCCGGAGCGCTTCCTCGAAGGACGCATCGCGCCGCACGCCTGGTTCCCCTTCGGCGGCGGGGCGCGTCGCTGCCTGGGAATGGCGTTCTCCATGCTCGAGATGCGCCTCATCCTGGCCACCATCGTTCGCGGCGCGTCGCTGCGCCTCGCGCCGGGATACCGTCCGCGCCTGACGCGGCGCAGCATCACATTCACCCCGTCGAAGGGTGTGCCGGTGGTCTGCTCATGA